Proteins from one Panicum virgatum strain AP13 chromosome 7K, P.virgatum_v5, whole genome shotgun sequence genomic window:
- the LOC120641402 gene encoding subtilisin-like protease SBT2.5 isoform X1, whose translation MAFFKPSLLFCSILAFLSLNCGPSHVSAKVYLVVMEDDPVISYKVNRKHVMRGEEAQKYKRVATTKHDSFLDSFLPIGSYKKLYSYTHLINGFALHAESEKTVRILSRAKGVRLIQEDIKMTKMTTHTPNYIGASGVWPLLGGAENSGDGVVIGMIDTGIDPKNPSFVSSNMSSQAKSPPASFKGMCRAGNRFPPDSCSGKIVGARWFARAAQATGEFNATIHYASPYDSDGHGSHTASIAAGNFHTPVISRGYSFGYASGIAPGARLSIYKAAYPFGGYMSDVIAAVDQAVEDGVDVISLSMAPSSISSGPASFLNLLEAQLLLATKAGVSVVQAVGNGGPDENTVVSFSPWILSVAASTTDRKYRKSIIIGNGKAFSCGTLSAPTPGEIMYPLAWADDVIVENSTDEGANKCRDPRIFIKPLVQGKVIICTFDSSDYYDDVSLASIVDTIQKIGAAGVIVTDRSTHDVDIEFEPTFPTTVPSAIVLKGSDMRALMQYYNNNTVRDEDGNVLSFGATARILEGRRATYTGEAPVVADYSSRGPDVENSQMQPAEVLKPNVMAPGHLIWGAWSPTSSALPEIHGENYALLSGTSMAAPHVAGVAALIKQRHPTWSPAMVMSAIMTSADATDRSGRPLMARGDEGSLGPATPFDMGAGAVNAARALDPGLVFDAGYRDHLQFLCAVPGVDEAAVLRAVGAPCPPRARAGAGAARWCSDLNSPSVTVASLVGSRRVDRRVTSVGAHNETYMAYVRAPEGVAVRVSPAEFAITPGAARTLRIVLNTTAPGNAFSFGEVVLRGDRKHRVRIPLAVYPAAALSR comes from the exons ATGGCATTTTTCAAGCCATCTCTACTGTTCTGTTCAATTCTTGCTTTCCTCAGCCTGAATTGTGGTCCGTCTCATGTATCTGCCAAGGTTTATCTGGTGGTGATGGAGGATGATCCAGTCATTTCTTACAAAGTGAACCGCAAGcatgtcat GAGAGGCGAGGAAGCTCAGAAGTACAAACGAGTGGCCACAACAAAGCATGACAGCTTCCTGGACTCATTTCTCCCAATAGGATCTTACAAGAAACTGTACAGTTACACTCACTTGATTAATGGATTTGCTCTCCATGCTGAATCTGAGAAG ACGGTTAGAATTCTTAGCCGTGCAAAAGGAGTTAGACTTATCCAAGAAGACATCAAAATGACCAAGATGACAACACACACTCCAAATTACATTGGAGCTAGTGGAGTCTGGCCACTCCTGGGTGGTGCTGAAAATTCTGGTGATGGGGTGGTGATTGGCATGATTGATACTGGCATCGACCCCAAGAACCCAAGCTTTGTTAGCAGTAACATGTCAAGCCAAGCAAAATCACCACCAGCTAGTTTCAAAGGAATGTGTCGTGCTGGGAATAGGTTTCCTCCAGATTCATGCAGTGGTAAGATAGTGGGAGCTAGGTGGTTTGCGCGTGCTGCTCAAGCGACTGGAGAGTTCAATGCTACAATTCACTATGCATCTCCTTACGATTCAGATGGTCATGGCAG CCACACCGCATCGATTGCAGCTGGGAATTTCCATACGCCAGTAATATCCAGAGGCTACAGCTTTGGGTATGCAAGCGGCATTGCCCCTGGAGCTCG ACTCTCAATCTACAAAGCTGCCTATCCTTTCGGTGGATATATGTCAGATGTGATAGCTGCAGTCGACCAG GCTGTAGAGGATGGTGTGGATGTTATAAGTCTTTCTATGGCTCCTTCTTCAATTTCATCTGGGCCAGCATCTTTCCTCAATTTGCTTGAGGCACAACTTCTCCTTGCCACCAAAGCTGGAGTCTCAGTTGTTCAAGCAGTTGGCAATGGAGGCCCCGATGAGAACACAGTTGTTTCTTTCAGCCCATGGATATTGAGTGTTGCTGCTTCGACGACAGACCGGAAGTATAGAAAATCAATCATAATTGGCAATGGGAAAGCATTCTCCTGTGGCACTCTTTCTG CACCAACACCAGGTGAAATAATGTACCCACTAGCATGGGCTGATGATGTGATAGTTGAGAATTCAACCGACGAAGGGGCTAACAAATGCCGAGATCCAAGGATCTTCATCAAACCTCTTGTCCAGGGAAAGGTGATTATTTGCACGTTCGACTCATCAGACTACTATGATGACGTCAGCCTTGCTAGCATCGTCGATACAATTCAGAAAATTGGAGCTGCTGGAGTCATTGTCACTGATCGTTCTACGCACGACGTTGACATTGAATTTGAGCCTACATTTCCCACAACAGTTCCTTCAGCCATAGTCCTGAAGGGTTCTGACATGCGG GCTCTAATGCAGTACTACAACAATAACACGGTTCGAGATGAAGACGGAAACGTTCTCAGCTTCGGAGCCACCGCCCGGATTCTGGAGGGACGGCGTGCTACCTACACGGGAGAAGCACCTGTCGTCGCCGATTACTCGTCGCGGGGACCAGACGTGGAGAACTCGCAGATGCAGCCAGCAGAGGTGCTGAAACCGAACGTCATGGCGCCAGGGCATCTTATATGGGGAGCCTGGAGCCCGACGAGCTCCGCCCTGCCGGAGATCCACGGTGAGAACTACGCGCTGCTGTCGGGCACAAGCATGGCCGCCCCGCACGTCGCCGGGGTGGCGGCCCTGATCAAGCAGAGGCACCCGACGTGGAGCCCCGCCATGGTCATGTCCGCGATCATGACGAGCGCGGACGCGACCGACCGGTCGGGGCGGCCCCTGATGGCGAGGGGCGACGAGGGCTCCCTCGGCCCCGCGACGCCGTTCGAcatgggcgccggcgccgtcaaCGCGGCGCGCGCCCTGGACCCGGGCCTGGTGTTCGACGCCGGGTACCGGGACCACCTCCAGTTCCTGTGCGCGGTGCCCGGCGTGGACGAGGCCGCGGTGCTCCGCGCGGTGGGCGCGCCGTGCCCTCCCCGGgcgcgggcgggggcgggggcggcgcgctgGTGCTCGGACCTCAACTCGCCGAGCGTGACGGTGGCCAGCCTGGTGGGGTCGCGGCGCGTGGACCGGCGGGTCACCAGCGTCGGCGCGCACAACGAGACGTACATGGCGTACGTGCGCGCGCCGGAGGGCGTGGCTGTGCGCGTGTCGCCCGCCGAGTTCGCCATCacgccgggggcggcgcggacGTTGCGGATCGTGCTCAACACCACCGCGCCCGGCAACGCCTTCAGCTTCGGCGAGGTGGTGCTCAGGGGCGACAGGAAGCACCGGGTCCGGATCCCCCTCGCCGTctatcccgcggcggcgctgagccGGTGA
- the LOC120641402 gene encoding subtilisin-like protease SBT2.5 isoform X3 → MTKMTTHTPNYIGASGVWPLLGGAENSGDGVVIGMIDTGIDPKNPSFVSSNMSSQAKSPPASFKGMCRAGNRFPPDSCSGKIVGARWFARAAQATGEFNATIHYASPYDSDGHGSHTASIAAGNFHTPVISRGYSFGYASGIAPGARLSIYKAAYPFGGYMSDVIAAVDQAVEDGVDVISLSMAPSSISSGPASFLNLLEAQLLLATKAGVSVVQAVGNGGPDENTVVSFSPWILSVAASTTDRKYRKSIIIGNGKAFSCGTLSAPTPGEIMYPLAWADDVIVENSTDEGANKCRDPRIFIKPLVQGKVIICTFDSSDYYDDVSLASIVDTIQKIGAAGVIVTDRSTHDVDIEFEPTFPTTVPSAIVLKGSDMRALMQYYNNNTVRDEDGNVLSFGATARILEGRRATYTGEAPVVADYSSRGPDVENSQMQPAEVLKPNVMAPGHLIWGAWSPTSSALPEIHGENYALLSGTSMAAPHVAGVAALIKQRHPTWSPAMVMSAIMTSADATDRSGRPLMARGDEGSLGPATPFDMGAGAVNAARALDPGLVFDAGYRDHLQFLCAVPGVDEAAVLRAVGAPCPPRARAGAGAARWCSDLNSPSVTVASLVGSRRVDRRVTSVGAHNETYMAYVRAPEGVAVRVSPAEFAITPGAARTLRIVLNTTAPGNAFSFGEVVLRGDRKHRVRIPLAVYPAAALSR, encoded by the exons ATGACCAAGATGACAACACACACTCCAAATTACATTGGAGCTAGTGGAGTCTGGCCACTCCTGGGTGGTGCTGAAAATTCTGGTGATGGGGTGGTGATTGGCATGATTGATACTGGCATCGACCCCAAGAACCCAAGCTTTGTTAGCAGTAACATGTCAAGCCAAGCAAAATCACCACCAGCTAGTTTCAAAGGAATGTGTCGTGCTGGGAATAGGTTTCCTCCAGATTCATGCAGTGGTAAGATAGTGGGAGCTAGGTGGTTTGCGCGTGCTGCTCAAGCGACTGGAGAGTTCAATGCTACAATTCACTATGCATCTCCTTACGATTCAGATGGTCATGGCAG CCACACCGCATCGATTGCAGCTGGGAATTTCCATACGCCAGTAATATCCAGAGGCTACAGCTTTGGGTATGCAAGCGGCATTGCCCCTGGAGCTCG ACTCTCAATCTACAAAGCTGCCTATCCTTTCGGTGGATATATGTCAGATGTGATAGCTGCAGTCGACCAG GCTGTAGAGGATGGTGTGGATGTTATAAGTCTTTCTATGGCTCCTTCTTCAATTTCATCTGGGCCAGCATCTTTCCTCAATTTGCTTGAGGCACAACTTCTCCTTGCCACCAAAGCTGGAGTCTCAGTTGTTCAAGCAGTTGGCAATGGAGGCCCCGATGAGAACACAGTTGTTTCTTTCAGCCCATGGATATTGAGTGTTGCTGCTTCGACGACAGACCGGAAGTATAGAAAATCAATCATAATTGGCAATGGGAAAGCATTCTCCTGTGGCACTCTTTCTG CACCAACACCAGGTGAAATAATGTACCCACTAGCATGGGCTGATGATGTGATAGTTGAGAATTCAACCGACGAAGGGGCTAACAAATGCCGAGATCCAAGGATCTTCATCAAACCTCTTGTCCAGGGAAAGGTGATTATTTGCACGTTCGACTCATCAGACTACTATGATGACGTCAGCCTTGCTAGCATCGTCGATACAATTCAGAAAATTGGAGCTGCTGGAGTCATTGTCACTGATCGTTCTACGCACGACGTTGACATTGAATTTGAGCCTACATTTCCCACAACAGTTCCTTCAGCCATAGTCCTGAAGGGTTCTGACATGCGG GCTCTAATGCAGTACTACAACAATAACACGGTTCGAGATGAAGACGGAAACGTTCTCAGCTTCGGAGCCACCGCCCGGATTCTGGAGGGACGGCGTGCTACCTACACGGGAGAAGCACCTGTCGTCGCCGATTACTCGTCGCGGGGACCAGACGTGGAGAACTCGCAGATGCAGCCAGCAGAGGTGCTGAAACCGAACGTCATGGCGCCAGGGCATCTTATATGGGGAGCCTGGAGCCCGACGAGCTCCGCCCTGCCGGAGATCCACGGTGAGAACTACGCGCTGCTGTCGGGCACAAGCATGGCCGCCCCGCACGTCGCCGGGGTGGCGGCCCTGATCAAGCAGAGGCACCCGACGTGGAGCCCCGCCATGGTCATGTCCGCGATCATGACGAGCGCGGACGCGACCGACCGGTCGGGGCGGCCCCTGATGGCGAGGGGCGACGAGGGCTCCCTCGGCCCCGCGACGCCGTTCGAcatgggcgccggcgccgtcaaCGCGGCGCGCGCCCTGGACCCGGGCCTGGTGTTCGACGCCGGGTACCGGGACCACCTCCAGTTCCTGTGCGCGGTGCCCGGCGTGGACGAGGCCGCGGTGCTCCGCGCGGTGGGCGCGCCGTGCCCTCCCCGGgcgcgggcgggggcgggggcggcgcgctgGTGCTCGGACCTCAACTCGCCGAGCGTGACGGTGGCCAGCCTGGTGGGGTCGCGGCGCGTGGACCGGCGGGTCACCAGCGTCGGCGCGCACAACGAGACGTACATGGCGTACGTGCGCGCGCCGGAGGGCGTGGCTGTGCGCGTGTCGCCCGCCGAGTTCGCCATCacgccgggggcggcgcggacGTTGCGGATCGTGCTCAACACCACCGCGCCCGGCAACGCCTTCAGCTTCGGCGAGGTGGTGCTCAGGGGCGACAGGAAGCACCGGGTCCGGATCCCCCTCGCCGTctatcccgcggcggcgctgagccGGTGA
- the LOC120641402 gene encoding subtilisin-like protease SBT2.5 isoform X2, which translates to MYQVYLVVMEDDPVISYKVNRKHVMRGEEAQKYKRVATTKHDSFLDSFLPIGSYKKLYSYTHLINGFALHAESEKTVRILSRAKGVRLIQEDIKMTKMTTHTPNYIGASGVWPLLGGAENSGDGVVIGMIDTGIDPKNPSFVSSNMSSQAKSPPASFKGMCRAGNRFPPDSCSGKIVGARWFARAAQATGEFNATIHYASPYDSDGHGSHTASIAAGNFHTPVISRGYSFGYASGIAPGARLSIYKAAYPFGGYMSDVIAAVDQAVEDGVDVISLSMAPSSISSGPASFLNLLEAQLLLATKAGVSVVQAVGNGGPDENTVVSFSPWILSVAASTTDRKYRKSIIIGNGKAFSCGTLSAPTPGEIMYPLAWADDVIVENSTDEGANKCRDPRIFIKPLVQGKVIICTFDSSDYYDDVSLASIVDTIQKIGAAGVIVTDRSTHDVDIEFEPTFPTTVPSAIVLKGSDMRALMQYYNNNTVRDEDGNVLSFGATARILEGRRATYTGEAPVVADYSSRGPDVENSQMQPAEVLKPNVMAPGHLIWGAWSPTSSALPEIHGENYALLSGTSMAAPHVAGVAALIKQRHPTWSPAMVMSAIMTSADATDRSGRPLMARGDEGSLGPATPFDMGAGAVNAARALDPGLVFDAGYRDHLQFLCAVPGVDEAAVLRAVGAPCPPRARAGAGAARWCSDLNSPSVTVASLVGSRRVDRRVTSVGAHNETYMAYVRAPEGVAVRVSPAEFAITPGAARTLRIVLNTTAPGNAFSFGEVVLRGDRKHRVRIPLAVYPAAALSR; encoded by the exons ATGTATCAG GTTTATCTGGTGGTGATGGAGGATGATCCAGTCATTTCTTACAAAGTGAACCGCAAGcatgtcat GAGAGGCGAGGAAGCTCAGAAGTACAAACGAGTGGCCACAACAAAGCATGACAGCTTCCTGGACTCATTTCTCCCAATAGGATCTTACAAGAAACTGTACAGTTACACTCACTTGATTAATGGATTTGCTCTCCATGCTGAATCTGAGAAG ACGGTTAGAATTCTTAGCCGTGCAAAAGGAGTTAGACTTATCCAAGAAGACATCAAAATGACCAAGATGACAACACACACTCCAAATTACATTGGAGCTAGTGGAGTCTGGCCACTCCTGGGTGGTGCTGAAAATTCTGGTGATGGGGTGGTGATTGGCATGATTGATACTGGCATCGACCCCAAGAACCCAAGCTTTGTTAGCAGTAACATGTCAAGCCAAGCAAAATCACCACCAGCTAGTTTCAAAGGAATGTGTCGTGCTGGGAATAGGTTTCCTCCAGATTCATGCAGTGGTAAGATAGTGGGAGCTAGGTGGTTTGCGCGTGCTGCTCAAGCGACTGGAGAGTTCAATGCTACAATTCACTATGCATCTCCTTACGATTCAGATGGTCATGGCAG CCACACCGCATCGATTGCAGCTGGGAATTTCCATACGCCAGTAATATCCAGAGGCTACAGCTTTGGGTATGCAAGCGGCATTGCCCCTGGAGCTCG ACTCTCAATCTACAAAGCTGCCTATCCTTTCGGTGGATATATGTCAGATGTGATAGCTGCAGTCGACCAG GCTGTAGAGGATGGTGTGGATGTTATAAGTCTTTCTATGGCTCCTTCTTCAATTTCATCTGGGCCAGCATCTTTCCTCAATTTGCTTGAGGCACAACTTCTCCTTGCCACCAAAGCTGGAGTCTCAGTTGTTCAAGCAGTTGGCAATGGAGGCCCCGATGAGAACACAGTTGTTTCTTTCAGCCCATGGATATTGAGTGTTGCTGCTTCGACGACAGACCGGAAGTATAGAAAATCAATCATAATTGGCAATGGGAAAGCATTCTCCTGTGGCACTCTTTCTG CACCAACACCAGGTGAAATAATGTACCCACTAGCATGGGCTGATGATGTGATAGTTGAGAATTCAACCGACGAAGGGGCTAACAAATGCCGAGATCCAAGGATCTTCATCAAACCTCTTGTCCAGGGAAAGGTGATTATTTGCACGTTCGACTCATCAGACTACTATGATGACGTCAGCCTTGCTAGCATCGTCGATACAATTCAGAAAATTGGAGCTGCTGGAGTCATTGTCACTGATCGTTCTACGCACGACGTTGACATTGAATTTGAGCCTACATTTCCCACAACAGTTCCTTCAGCCATAGTCCTGAAGGGTTCTGACATGCGG GCTCTAATGCAGTACTACAACAATAACACGGTTCGAGATGAAGACGGAAACGTTCTCAGCTTCGGAGCCACCGCCCGGATTCTGGAGGGACGGCGTGCTACCTACACGGGAGAAGCACCTGTCGTCGCCGATTACTCGTCGCGGGGACCAGACGTGGAGAACTCGCAGATGCAGCCAGCAGAGGTGCTGAAACCGAACGTCATGGCGCCAGGGCATCTTATATGGGGAGCCTGGAGCCCGACGAGCTCCGCCCTGCCGGAGATCCACGGTGAGAACTACGCGCTGCTGTCGGGCACAAGCATGGCCGCCCCGCACGTCGCCGGGGTGGCGGCCCTGATCAAGCAGAGGCACCCGACGTGGAGCCCCGCCATGGTCATGTCCGCGATCATGACGAGCGCGGACGCGACCGACCGGTCGGGGCGGCCCCTGATGGCGAGGGGCGACGAGGGCTCCCTCGGCCCCGCGACGCCGTTCGAcatgggcgccggcgccgtcaaCGCGGCGCGCGCCCTGGACCCGGGCCTGGTGTTCGACGCCGGGTACCGGGACCACCTCCAGTTCCTGTGCGCGGTGCCCGGCGTGGACGAGGCCGCGGTGCTCCGCGCGGTGGGCGCGCCGTGCCCTCCCCGGgcgcgggcgggggcgggggcggcgcgctgGTGCTCGGACCTCAACTCGCCGAGCGTGACGGTGGCCAGCCTGGTGGGGTCGCGGCGCGTGGACCGGCGGGTCACCAGCGTCGGCGCGCACAACGAGACGTACATGGCGTACGTGCGCGCGCCGGAGGGCGTGGCTGTGCGCGTGTCGCCCGCCGAGTTCGCCATCacgccgggggcggcgcggacGTTGCGGATCGTGCTCAACACCACCGCGCCCGGCAACGCCTTCAGCTTCGGCGAGGTGGTGCTCAGGGGCGACAGGAAGCACCGGGTCCGGATCCCCCTCGCCGTctatcccgcggcggcgctgagccGGTGA